The Alteriqipengyuania halimionae genome contains a region encoding:
- a CDS encoding DUF1206 domain-containing protein — translation MVDKSEKFSWLVRLGYAARGVTYMLLGYLALSTGSGGQASEGSTGVFDMLEGVPFGEPLLYVIALGMLAYAIYKFLSGIANIYNRDDDTKGVLKRVGDVASGVAHSFLAYAAFQYAAAGQRSGGGGGTQERASTVLSYDLGGIVLGLIGLGFLVGGIMQAKKAWDLGFMKRISGRAPGWVCHIGRAGHAARAVVFALIGWSLVQAAWFSSSDQVKGLGDAIVSLSDDGILYSLVAIGLFFFGLFSLVTSRYRVIPHLTSGDMKPDVPGQ, via the coding sequence ATGGTCGATAAATCGGAAAAATTCAGCTGGCTCGTACGTCTCGGTTATGCCGCGCGCGGTGTCACCTACATGCTGCTGGGCTATCTCGCCTTGTCCACGGGAAGCGGTGGCCAGGCGAGCGAAGGCTCGACCGGTGTGTTCGACATGCTCGAAGGGGTGCCGTTCGGTGAACCGCTCCTCTACGTGATCGCGCTGGGCATGCTCGCCTACGCGATCTACAAATTCCTTTCCGGCATCGCGAACATCTATAATCGCGACGACGACACCAAGGGCGTGCTCAAGAGGGTCGGAGACGTCGCATCGGGCGTGGCCCACAGCTTCCTTGCCTATGCCGCATTCCAGTACGCAGCCGCAGGCCAGCGATCGGGTGGCGGTGGCGGGACGCAGGAGCGTGCCAGCACCGTTCTCTCCTACGATCTGGGCGGAATCGTGCTCGGCCTCATCGGCCTCGGTTTCCTCGTTGGCGGCATCATGCAGGCCAAGAAGGCGTGGGACCTCGGCTTCATGAAGCGTATCAGCGGCCGTGCTCCGGGCTGGGTCTGCCATATCGGCCGTGCCGGCCATGCCGCACGCGCCGTCGTGTTCGCGTTGATCGGGTGGTCGCTGGTGCAGGCCGCGTGGTTCTCGTCGTCGGATCAGGTCAAGGGCCTCGGCGATGCGATCGTGAGCCTCAGCGATGATGGCATTCTCTATTCGCTGGTGGCGATCGGACTATTCTTCTTCGGGCTCTTCAGCCTGGTCACATCGCGCTATCGCGTGATCCCGCATCTGACTTCGGGCGACATGAAGCCCGACGTGCCGGGTCAGTAA
- a CDS encoding alkaline phosphatase family protein, translating into MRYFAAALALLAAPLLQACAPALNAEPASASQSAPAEQRAPVTILISIDGFHPSYLDRGITPTISGLAQTGVRTAMRPSFPSKTFPNHWTLVTGLVPDHHGITANRMEDKARPDEVFTMATLDPFWWSAAKPVWVEAEEAGIRSAAMFWPGSAVPWGGTAQPFGAVTDGVLPSDWQQFSMQVSNTQRVNAVLDWLRRPAEIRPEFVTLYFDTVDTAGHKGGPDSEELNAAVRDVDAHISMLVEGLQILGQPANIVIVSDHGMAATSSHRVVVLDDIVDASLYRLIDAGAFATFEPLPGQENAFRAAILADHDHMTCWPKDAIPARYKYGTNDRIPPYFCLAETGWSITPKASEARWSGGNHGYDNFATEMQAVFVASGPAFREGVTLPVVDNTALAPLVRKLIGLPRSPQGDGPYDALFPAIKQAD; encoded by the coding sequence ATGCGCTATTTCGCCGCTGCCCTCGCCCTTCTCGCGGCTCCTCTGCTGCAGGCCTGCGCACCTGCATTGAATGCGGAACCCGCATCCGCCTCGCAGTCGGCACCAGCCGAACAGCGCGCACCGGTCACGATCCTCATTTCGATCGACGGGTTCCATCCATCCTATCTCGATCGCGGGATCACGCCGACCATATCGGGCCTCGCGCAAACCGGCGTGCGCACGGCAATGCGCCCGTCCTTTCCCAGCAAGACCTTCCCCAACCACTGGACGCTGGTGACCGGTCTTGTGCCTGACCATCACGGCATCACCGCCAACAGGATGGAAGACAAGGCCCGCCCGGACGAGGTCTTCACCATGGCGACGCTCGATCCCTTTTGGTGGAGCGCGGCCAAGCCGGTGTGGGTCGAAGCGGAGGAAGCGGGTATCCGCAGCGCTGCAATGTTCTGGCCCGGATCGGCCGTGCCATGGGGCGGCACCGCCCAGCCTTTCGGCGCCGTCACCGATGGCGTACTGCCGAGTGATTGGCAGCAATTCTCGATGCAGGTCTCGAACACCCAGCGCGTCAACGCCGTGCTCGACTGGCTGCGGCGACCGGCGGAGATCCGGCCCGAATTCGTCACGCTTTACTTCGACACCGTCGATACCGCCGGCCACAAGGGTGGCCCCGATAGCGAAGAGCTCAACGCAGCCGTGCGCGATGTCGACGCGCATATCTCCATGTTGGTCGAAGGCCTGCAAATCCTCGGCCAGCCTGCCAACATCGTCATCGTCTCCGACCATGGCATGGCCGCGACCAGTTCGCACCGCGTGGTTGTGCTCGACGATATCGTCGATGCGTCGCTCTATCGCCTGATCGATGCCGGAGCCTTCGCGACCTTCGAACCGCTGCCGGGTCAGGAAAACGCGTTCCGCGCCGCGATCCTCGCCGATCACGACCATATGACCTGCTGGCCGAAAGATGCGATCCCCGCCCGATACAAGTACGGAACCAACGATCGCATCCCGCCCTATTTCTGCCTTGCCGAAACAGGCTGGTCGATAACCCCCAAGGCATCCGAAGCGCGCTGGAGCGGCGGCAATCACGGCTACGACAATTTCGCGACCGAAATGCAGGCGGTCTTCGTCGCCAGCGGACCCGCCTTTCGCGAAGGCGTGACCTTGCCGGTGGTCGACAACACGGCGCTCGCTCCGCTAGTGCGCAAGCTGATAGGCCTGCCGCGTAGTCCGCAGGGCGACGGCCCGTACGACGCGCTCTTCCCAGCCATCAAACAAGCAGACTGA
- a CDS encoding MauE/DoxX family redox-associated membrane protein, protein MTEPKNAVLYRMVMDKHVCPYGTKSKWLLESEGYAVEDHHLTTREETDAFKAQHDVPTTPQTFIAGKRIGGYDALRAFFDRKVKDDGETSYQPVLAVFAVALGLAVSLAIWSFGTPLVLRTAEWFIAFSMAMLAMLKLQDVEQFSTMFVGYDQLGRRFVPYAYAYPFLEATTAILMAGHLLPWLSIPIALFIGTVGAGSVFYAVYVQKREIKCACVGGGSNVPLGFVSLSENLAMIAMGIWMLARYGLTA, encoded by the coding sequence ATGACGGAGCCAAAAAATGCGGTCCTCTATCGCATGGTGATGGACAAGCATGTCTGTCCCTATGGCACCAAGTCCAAATGGCTGCTCGAAAGCGAGGGCTATGCGGTCGAGGACCATCACCTCACCACGCGTGAGGAAACCGACGCCTTCAAGGCCCAGCACGACGTACCCACCACCCCGCAAACCTTCATCGCTGGAAAGCGGATCGGCGGATACGACGCGTTGCGGGCGTTCTTCGACCGCAAGGTGAAGGACGATGGCGAGACCAGCTACCAGCCCGTGCTCGCAGTATTCGCGGTCGCGCTGGGGCTGGCGGTCTCGCTAGCGATCTGGAGCTTCGGCACGCCGCTGGTGTTGCGCACGGCGGAATGGTTCATCGCCTTCTCGATGGCGATGCTGGCCATGCTCAAACTGCAGGATGTCGAGCAGTTCTCGACCATGTTCGTCGGCTACGACCAGCTTGGCCGCCGCTTCGTGCCCTATGCCTATGCCTATCCGTTCCTCGAGGCGACGACAGCGATCCTGATGGCCGGGCATCTGCTGCCCTGGCTCTCGATCCCGATCGCATTGTTCATCGGCACGGTCGGTGCGGGCAGCGTGTTCTACGCGGTCTACGTGCAGAAGCGCGAGATCAAATGCGCCTGCGTCGGCGGCGGCAGCAACGTGCCGCTGGGCTTCGTCTCGCTGAGCGAGAATCTCGCGATGATCGCAATGGGTATCTGGATGCTGGCGCGGTACGGCCTGACCGCCTAA
- a CDS encoding MaoC family dehydratase — protein sequence MLYYEDIEVGSHRAFGSYEVTAEEVKDFATRYDPQPFHLSNEAAAKTHFGRISASGWHTCAMMMRMLVDDLTERQEAGLGSPGIDNLRWIRPVYPGDTLRCETEVLEKRRSQSNPTLGLYKSRVEVFNQDDVKVMQMVSNGMVAVRDPDAAGG from the coding sequence ATGCTCTATTACGAAGATATCGAAGTCGGCAGCCATCGCGCGTTCGGCTCTTACGAAGTGACCGCCGAAGAGGTGAAGGACTTCGCGACCCGCTATGATCCGCAGCCCTTCCACCTTTCCAACGAGGCGGCGGCAAAAACCCATTTCGGGCGCATCTCGGCCAGCGGTTGGCACACCTGCGCGATGATGATGCGGATGCTGGTCGACGATTTGACCGAGCGGCAGGAAGCCGGCCTCGGCTCCCCTGGGATCGACAATCTGCGCTGGATCCGCCCAGTCTACCCCGGCGACACGCTCCGCTGCGAAACCGAAGTGCTCGAAAAGCGCCGGAGCCAGTCCAACCCCACGCTCGGCCTCTACAAAAGCCGGGTCGAGGTGTTCAACCAGGACGACGTGAAGGTCATGCAGATGGTCAGCAACGGTATGGTCGCAGTGCGGGATCCGGACGCGGCGGGCGGCTGA